Sequence from the Angustibacter luteus genome:
ACGCCCTCGAGGCTCCCGGCAAGCCGCAGGCCCTGGTCGTCGTCCCCACCCGTGAGCTCGCCGTGCAGGTCGCGGGCGACCTCGACACCGCCAGCTCGCTGCGCCAGACGCGCGTGCTCACCGTGTACGGCGGCCGCGCCTACGAGCCGCAGGTCGAGGCCCTGCGCAAGGGCATCGAGATCGTGGTCGGCACCCCCGGCCGCCTGCTCGACCTGGCCCAGCAGGGCCACCTCGACCTGAGCCACGTCCGCGCCCTGGTGCTGGACGAGGCCGACGAGATGCTCGACCTGGGCTTCCTGCCGGACGTCGAGCGGCTGCTCGCGCTCACGCCTGACGGCCGCCAGATGATGATGTTCTCGGCCACCATGCCGGGTGCCGTCGTCTCCCTGGCCCGCCGCTTCATGACCCAGCCGACGCACATCCGCGCGATCGACCCCGCGGACGACGGCGCCACGCTCAAGGCGATCAGCCAGTTCGTCTACCGCGCCCACGCGATGGACAAGGTCGAGATGATCGCCCGCATCCTGCAGGCCGAGGGCCGCGGGCTGACGATGATCTTCGCTCGGACCAAGCGCACCGTCGCCAAGGTCGCCGACGACCTGGCCGAGCGTGGCTTCGCCTCGGCCGCCATCCACGGCGACCTCGGCCAGGGTGCGCGTGAGCAGGCGCTGCGCGCCTTCCGCAACGGCAAGGTCGACGTCCTGGTGGCGACCGACGTCGCCGCCCGAGGCATCGACGTCGAGGGCATCACGCACGTCATCAACTACCAGTGCACCGAGGACGAGAAGACGTACCTGCACCGCATCGGGCGCACCGGTCGGGCCGGCCGCACCGGCGTCGCGGTGACCTTCGTCGACTGGGACGACCTGCCGCGCTGGGGCCTGATCAACAAGGTCCTCGACCTGGGCATCCCCGAGCCGCAGGAGACGTACTCGAACTCGCCGCACCTGTTCAGCGACATGAACATCCCCGAGGGCACCAAGGGGCGGCTGCCGAAGGCGCAGCAGACCCGCGCCGGCCTGCGGGCCGAGCAGGTCGAGGACCTGGGCGAGACCGGCACGCACCGCAGCAAGGACGGCGGGCGCAGCAAGGACGGTCACGGAAAGGACGGCGGACGCAGCAGCGGTGGACGGCGGGACGGCGCGAGCCGCTCGACCGGCTCGACCGGCTCGAGCAGCCAGCCGAAGGCGGACGACGAGCGCCCGCCCCGCGAGCGCAACCGTCGTCGCACGCGCGGTGGTCAGTCCGACGCGAGCGGCCCGGCGTCCGACCAGGGTGGCGAGCAGGCGGACTCGGCGTCCAACGGCACCGGTGAGGGCGGCCAGCGCCGCCGTCGCCGCCGTGGCGGCCGCGGTCGTGGTGCGGGTGCCGGGGCCGCAGCGGCGACCCCGACCGCGGACTGACACCTCGGGAATGACCCTCCCGGAACCGGCCCGGTTCACCACCGGCCTGCTCCTGGCTCTCCCGGAGCTCGCGGAGTTCACCTCGCCGTGGCGGTCGACGTCCTACGCGCCGGACCACCCGGCGCTGCCGATCGAGCGCCGGTTCCCGCCGCACATCACCCTGCTCACGCCCTGGGCCGGCCCGGACGACGAGCGCGCGATGGCGCTGCTGCGCCGGGTGGCGTCGTCCCATGTGCCGTTCGACCTGGAGTTCGCCTCCGCGGACCTGTTCGAGGGCTCGGCCGTGGTCTGGCTGCGGCCGACCACGAACCCGGCCCTGGATGCGCTCCTGCGGGACGTGCTGCAGGCGTTCCCCGAGTACCCGCCGTACGAGGGCCTGCACCCGGACCCCACGATGCACGTGACCGTCTCGGCCGACGGCGACGAGGCGGTGCTCGCGCAGGTCCGCTCAGCGCTGGCCGAGACCGGGCCGCTGCAGGCGCACGCGAGCCGGATCGCCGTCTTCGCCCGCGGGGACGACGAGATCTGGGCGCACGCCGCGTCGATCCCGCTCGGGGATCAGGCCCAGCCGTCGAGCAGCGTCGCTGCGACCTCGCGATAGGCCGCCGCGCCCTTCGAGCCGCGGGCCGAGGCGAGGATCGAGCGCCCCACCGCGGGCGCCTCGGCGAACCGCACCGACTTGGGGATGGGCGGCGCGAGCACGGGCACCCCGTAGCGCTCGGGGAGGTCGGCGAGGACGGCCCGCTGGTGCGTGGTGCGGCCGTCGAACATGGTGGGCAGCATCCCCAGGACGCTCAGCCGGGGGTTCAGGATCCGCTGGACGTCGGCGACCGTGTCGAGCAGCTGGCCGACCCCGCGGTGGCTGAGCATCTCGCACTGCAGCGGGATCAGCACCTCGCTGGCCGCGGTCAGCGCGTTCAGCGTCAGCACGCCGAGCGACGGCGAGCAGTCGATCAGGATCACGTCGTAGCCGTCCAGCACCGGCTCGAGCGCGGTGCGCAGCACGAACTCGCGGCCGGGGCGGCCCATCAGCTGGGCATCGGCCCCCGCCAGCTCGATGGTGGACGGGATGAGGTCCATGCCGTCGTCGGTCCCCTGCACCGCATCGGCCGCGTCCACCGTGCCCAGCAGGACGGCGTCCACCGCGACCTCGACCGAGTCGGGGTCGATGCCGAGCGAGAACGTCAGGCACGCCTGGGCGTCCAGGTCGACCAGCAGCACCCGCCGGCCCGCCTCGGCGAACGCCGCACCCAGCGCGGCCACGGTCGTGGTCTTGGCGACGCCGCCCTTCTGGTTCGCGACGGCGACCACCCGGGGACCCGAACGAGGGGTACTGCTGCTGGTCCGGGGCACCGGATCCTCCTGACGATGTGACAGCAGTGCAGGAAAGTGACGACAGTAAATTCCCCATCGGTGTCGCCGCTCTAGGCAAGAATGCCTTGCGTGGAGCTCGTGGAGACCGTCAGGGGGGAAACCCGTGAGGTCTCGCGCGTCCGCCACGCCCTCGCGGCGGCCCTGTCGGACTGGGGCGTGGGGGACGACGACTCCGACGTCGCGGTGCTGCTGACCAGCGAGATCGTCACCAACGCCATCCGGTACGGCGGTCCGCCGATGGAGCTGCACGCCGAGCTGCACGGCGTCGACCTGCGGGTGTCGATGGACGACGGCGGCCACGACCCCGTGGTCCCCACCGAGAACGTGCGCTGGGACGCGCGCGGCGGCCGCGGCCTGCACCTCGTCGAGGCGCTGTCGAACCGTTGGGGAGTGCTGAACGGCGGGCGCGGGAAGCAGGTCTGGTTCGAGCTGAAGCTGGCCGGATAGCCCGCGGCGCCGAGGTGCAGGGCCTGCGCCCGGCTGACATGGTCGAGGCGTGACCTCGAGGCGACCGCCACCGCCCGACGTCGGGCTGTTCGGGCCCGGCTCGGTCACCTGGCGCCTGCACGCGGACCCGATGCTGGGGATCGCCGGGTTGCGGGCGCTGATGCTGCAGGCCCTGCACCCCCGGGCGGCCGAGGCGGTCAGCCAGCGCTCGTCGTTCCGCGAGGACGTCTGGGGCCGGCTGACCCGGACGACGGAGTTCATCGGGGTCACCACGTACGGCACGACCGCGCAGGCGCTGTCGGCGGGCGCCCACGTCCGCGCGGTGCACGCCGCGATGGGCGCCGTCGACCCGGGCACGGGGCGGGGTTACCGGGTGGACGAGCCGGACCTGCTGGCGTGGGTGCACGACTGCCTGGTGGACTCGGTGGTCGAGGTGCTGCGCCGCTCCGGGGTGGCGCTGGACGACGACGCCGCCGACCAGTACGTCGCCGAGCAGGTCCGGGCGGCGGCGCTCGTCGGGCTCGAGCCGCACGAGGTGCCGCGCGACCTGGCCGGTCTCGCGCAGGCGGTGCGCGACGTCCGCCCGCAGCTGCGGGTCACGGCGGTGGCCCGCGAGGAGGTCGGCTACGTGATCGCGCCGCCCATACCGGCCCGGTACGCCGCCGTGGCGCGACCCGCCTGGTCGGCGGTGGCCGGGTTGGCCTTCGCCTCCCTGCCGTCCTGGGCCCGCCGCATGTACTCCCTGCCCGACCTGCCCGGTGCCGCCGCCCTGCACGGCGCGGCCACCACGGTCGGCCTGCACGCGCTGCGGGCGAGCCTGCGCGGCGTCCAGGGTCTGGTGCCGCCGCTGCGCGCGGGGCCGCACCTGCGGACCGCGCGCGAGCGGCTCGCCCAGGACCCCGACGCCTGACCCTCAGCCCTGCTCGACGAAGGCCCGCACGGCGTCGGCGATGAGCTGGACGGCGATGGCGGACAGCAGCAGGCCGGCGATGCGCGTCACCAGGGTGGTCCCGCCGTCCCCGAGGATGCGGTGGATCCGGCCGGCGAACCGCATCGCGGCCCACAGGCAGACGTGTACGAGCAGGACGCCCAGCCCGATCGCGACGTACGACGCGATGTGGTGGGCGGACTTGTTGGCGCCCTGGACGAACACCATGGTCGCCACGATGGCCCCGGGGCCGGCCAGCAGCGGCGTGCCCAGCGGGACCAGCGCGACGTTGACCCCCTCCGCGGAGGCCGGCGCCTCGTCCTTGCCGGTCAGCAGCTCGAGGGCCACGAGCAGCAGCAGCAGCCCACCGGCGCACTGCAGCGCGGGCAGGCTGATGTGCAGGTAGTCGAGCAACGCGCGGCCGAACACCGCGAAGGCGATGATCACCGCGAACGCCACCGCGACCGCCTGCCGGGCCGCCCGGACCCGCTGCCGCCCGGTCATCGACGCGGTGAGGGCCAGGAAGATCGGCACCGTGCCGGGCGGGTCCATGATCACGAACAGCGTGACGAACACCGAGCCGAGCAGCTGGGCGTCCACCACCGTCTCCATCCACGAGCCCATCAGCCGACCACCGCCGTGCCGGTCGCGCGGGCCTCGATCTCGGCGAGCACGTGCGGCTCGGTGCTGTTCTCGCCGAGCCGGTTCGGCTTCCCGGTGCCGTGGTAGTCGCTGGACCCGGTCACCAGCAGGCCGAGCTCGCGGCAGAGCCCGAGCAGGTGCTCGCGCGCGGCCTCGTCGTTGTCGCGGTGGTAGACCTCCAGCCCGACCAGGCCGGCGCCGGCCAGCTCCGCGATGACGTCGTCCTCGACGACCCAGCCGCGCAGGTGCGCCATCGGGTGCGCCATCACCGGCACCCCACCGGCGGCCACCACGAGCCGGACCGCCTCGACGGCGTCCGGCGCGTAGTGCCGCACGTAGTAGCCGGCGCGGGCGGACAGCAGACCGTCGAACGCCTCCGTGCGGTCGCGGACGACGCCGCGGGCGACGAGCGCGTCGGCGATGTGCGGCCGCCCCACGGACCCGCCGTCGGCGACCTGCGAGCGGACGTCGTCCCAGGTGATGTCGACGTCCCGGGAGAGCAGCTCGACCATGCGCTCGGCGCGGGTGAGCCGGCTGTTGCGGGTGCGCTCGACGACGTCCGAGAGCGCCGGGTCGGTGGGGTCGTGCAGGTAGCTGAGCAGGTGCACGCTGATGCCGTCGGCGGTGCTGGAGATCTCCATGCCGGGCACCAGCCTGATGCCCTCGCGCACGGCCTGGTCACCCGCGCTCGTCCAGCCCGCGGTGGTGTCGTGGTCGGTCAGCGCGAGGACGTCGATCCCGGCCCGCGCCGCGCTGGTGACCACGTCCGCGGGTGACTGCGTGCCATCGGACACCGCCGAGTGGGTGTGGAGGTCGATGAGCACCCACCCACCCTATTGCGAAAGCAGCACCCCTCAGAGCGGGCGCAGGGCGTCGCCGAGGCGCACCCGGGCGCCGGTGCGCATCACCGAGTTCGCGTAGATCCGGCCGGTGATGCCGACCAGCCCCACCGTCAGCAGCACGGACAGCGTGAGGCTCAGCGCGATCTCCCACGGCGCGGCGACGCCCATCGCGATCCGCACCGGCATCAGGGTCGGCGAGAAGAACGGGACGAGGGACATCCACTTCGCCAGCGTGTTGTACGGGTCGGCGGGCAGCACGCTGATCCCGATCACGTACGGCACGATGATCAGCATCAGGATCGGCGCGGTCACCCCGCCGACGTCCTCCTGCCGCGAGACCAGCGCACCGGCGGCGGCGAACAGCAGCGCGTACATCACGAAGCCGACCACGAACCAGACGACGGCCCACACCGCGGTGCCGACCGCCACGGACGACGGCATGGTCAGCGCCCCCGTGGCCAGGCCGGCCCCGATGCCCGCGCCGACGACCAGCACCATCTGCACCAGTCCGGCCGCGCCGATGCCGGCCACCTTGCCCAGCATCAGCTGCCAGGGGCGGACGGTGGCCAGCAGCAGCTCGACGACGCGGCTGGTCTTCTCCTCCACCACTCCCTGGGCGACGGTCTGGCCGTAGATCATGAGGGCCAGGTAGACGAGGATCCCGGCGGCGAGCCCGAGCACGACCCGTTCCGCCTGGTACTGGGTGGCGGTCTCCAGCGGCTGCACCTTCACCTGGGCTCCGGCGATGGCCGCGTTCACCTGCTGCGGGTCGCCCCCCGCGGCCTTGACCGCGTCGTCCTGGGCGAGCTGGCGCGACAGCACCGCGAGGGTGGACTTCAGGGAGTCGTCCAGCTGCTTCTTCACCACCACCTGGACGGTGCCGCCGGTCTGCACCAGGACGGCGTCCACGTCGCCGTCGCGCACCTGCTGGTCGCCGGCCGCGACGTCCGGCACCTGGACGACCGTGACCTTCTGGCCGAGCGCGTCGCCGGTGCCGCGCAGCGCGTCGGCGACCGCCGCGGTCTGCGGCAGCACGCCGACCTTCACGGACGACGTGTGCCCGGCCACGATGTTCAGCACGATGGCGGTCGCCACCACCAGCACGACCATCAGCCCGGTGGTGATCGAGAAGACCTTGCCGCGCACCCGCTGGGTGAACTCGCGGCGGGTGATCAGCGTGATGGTCTGACGGGCCGAGGACTGCTCGCTCACGCCGCCTCCTCCTGCTCGCTGACCGCGTGCCGGTACAGCTCGGTGAGCGAGGGGCTGCGCCGCCGGAACTCGCGCACCGGGCCCGTCGCCATCGCCGCCTGCAGCACGAGCTGGTCGTCGGCCCCGGAGTCGAGCTCCAGGACGGTGCAGCCGTCCTCGGTCCCCCGCTCGGTGACCCCGGGCAGGCCGGCGGCCCACCCCGGTGCGGCCTGCGGGACGTCGACCACGAGCTGGCTGGGGCCGCCGGCCCGCAGCTCCTCGACCGAGCCACTGGCGACCAGCGCGCCCTGCCGGATGATGCCCACCCGGTCGCACAGCCGCTGCACCAGGTCGAGCTGGTGGCTGGAGAAGATGACCGGCACGCCGCGCGAGCAGGCGTCCCGCAGCACGTCGCTCATCACGTCGACCGCCAGCGGGTCGAGCCCGGAGAACGGCTCGTCCAGCACGAGCAGCTGGGGGTCGTGCACTAGGGCCGCGGCCAGCTGCACCCGCTGCTGGTTGCCCAGGCTGAGCTTCTGCACCTCGTCGTCGATCCGCTCGGCCACCCCGAGGCGCTCGGTCCACTCGGCGACCGCCCGGGTCGCCTGCGCCGGCGCGAGCCCGTGCAGCCGGGCCAGGTAGACCAGCTGCTCGCCGACCTTCATCCGAGGGTAGAGACCGCGTTCCTCTGGCATGTAGCCGATCCGCTGCCGGTCCTGGGCCGTGATGGGGTGGCCCTGCCAGCGCACCTGACCGCCGTCGCTGGCCAGCACCCCGAGCACGATGCGCATCGCGGTGCTCTTGCCGGCGCCGTTGCTGCCGACGAACCCGAACAGCTCGCCCGGCACCAGGCCGAGCGACAGGTGGTCCAGCGCCACCACGTCCCCGTAGCGCTTGCTGACGTCGTCCAACTCGAGCTCTGCAGCCATCGTTCGACCCTAGCGAGAACCTGCGACTACTTCTCGCGCAGCACCGGCCGGCCCGGCTGCTCGCCGCCGCGGGCGTCCAGGTAGCTCTGCTTGGGAACCATCACCTTGCGGCGGAAGATGCACACCAGCGTGCCGTCCTGCTTGTAGCCCTTGGTCTCGACGTGCACCACGCCGCGGTCGTCCTTGCTCTGGCTCTCGCGCTTGTCGAGCACGGTGGTCTCGCCGTAGATGGTGTCGCCGTGGAAGGTCGGCGCGACGTGCCGCAGCGACTCGATCTCGAGGTTGGCGATGGCCTTGCCGCTGACGTCCGGCACGGACATGCCGAGCAGGATCGAGTACACGTAGTTGCCCACCACGACGTTCCGGCCGAAGTCGGTGGTCTCCTCGGCGTAGTTCGCGTCCAGGTGCAGCGGGTGGTGGTTCATGGTGAGCAGGCAGAACAGGTGGTCGTCGTACTCGGTGACGGTCTTGCCCGGCCAGTGCTTGTAGACGGCACCGACCTCGAACTCCTCGTAGCTGCGACCGAACTGCATGCGGGGCTCCTTCGCGCGGGTGATCGCCGACCATGCTGCCCGACGGGCCACCCCACCGGAACGCCGTGGGGCCGTGCGCTTCGTCACGCCTGGCGAGGTCAGCCGAACATCTTGCCGGGGTTGAGGATGCCGAGCGGGTCCAGGGCGTCCTTGATGCGGCGGGTCACCTCGAGGACCTCCGGGCCGAGCTGGGCGGCGAGGAACGGCGCC
This genomic interval carries:
- a CDS encoding DEAD/DEAH box helicase; translated protein: MTDNAIDNVTDPDQVDHDLATIDNSAELEEAAPEKAAATFGDYGVRADMVEALARVGITSPFPIQAMTLPVALDGHDIIGQAKTGTGKTLGFGLPLLQRSVAPGEDGWDALEAPGKPQALVVVPTRELAVQVAGDLDTASSLRQTRVLTVYGGRAYEPQVEALRKGIEIVVGTPGRLLDLAQQGHLDLSHVRALVLDEADEMLDLGFLPDVERLLALTPDGRQMMMFSATMPGAVVSLARRFMTQPTHIRAIDPADDGATLKAISQFVYRAHAMDKVEMIARILQAEGRGLTMIFARTKRTVAKVADDLAERGFASAAIHGDLGQGAREQALRAFRNGKVDVLVATDVAARGIDVEGITHVINYQCTEDEKTYLHRIGRTGRAGRTGVAVTFVDWDDLPRWGLINKVLDLGIPEPQETYSNSPHLFSDMNIPEGTKGRLPKAQQTRAGLRAEQVEDLGETGTHRSKDGGRSKDGHGKDGGRSSGGRRDGASRSTGSTGSSSQPKADDERPPRERNRRRTRGGQSDASGPASDQGGEQADSASNGTGEGGQRRRRRRGGRGRGAGAGAAAATPTAD
- a CDS encoding 2'-5' RNA ligase family protein: MTLPEPARFTTGLLLALPELAEFTSPWRSTSYAPDHPALPIERRFPPHITLLTPWAGPDDERAMALLRRVASSHVPFDLEFASADLFEGSAVVWLRPTTNPALDALLRDVLQAFPEYPPYEGLHPDPTMHVTVSADGDEAVLAQVRSALAETGPLQAHASRIAVFARGDDEIWAHAASIPLGDQAQPSSSVAATSR
- a CDS encoding ParA family protein; this encodes MPRTSSSTPRSGPRVVAVANQKGGVAKTTTVAALGAAFAEAGRRVLLVDLDAQACLTFSLGIDPDSVEVAVDAVLLGTVDAADAVQGTDDGMDLIPSTIELAGADAQLMGRPGREFVLRTALEPVLDGYDVILIDCSPSLGVLTLNALTAASEVLIPLQCEMLSHRGVGQLLDTVADVQRILNPRLSVLGMLPTMFDGRTTHQRAVLADLPERYGVPVLAPPIPKSVRFAEAPAVGRSILASARGSKGAAAYREVAATLLDGWA
- a CDS encoding ATP-binding protein, yielding MELVETVRGETREVSRVRHALAAALSDWGVGDDDSDVAVLLTSEIVTNAIRYGGPPMELHAELHGVDLRVSMDDGGHDPVVPTENVRWDARGGRGLHLVEALSNRWGVLNGGRGKQVWFELKLAG
- a CDS encoding oxygenase MpaB family protein codes for the protein MTSRRPPPPDVGLFGPGSVTWRLHADPMLGIAGLRALMLQALHPRAAEAVSQRSSFREDVWGRLTRTTEFIGVTTYGTTAQALSAGAHVRAVHAAMGAVDPGTGRGYRVDEPDLLAWVHDCLVDSVVEVLRRSGVALDDDAADQYVAEQVRAAALVGLEPHEVPRDLAGLAQAVRDVRPQLRVTAVAREEVGYVIAPPIPARYAAVARPAWSAVAGLAFASLPSWARRMYSLPDLPGAAALHGAATTVGLHALRASLRGVQGLVPPLRAGPHLRTARERLAQDPDA
- a CDS encoding MarC family protein; translated protein: METVVDAQLLGSVFVTLFVIMDPPGTVPIFLALTASMTGRQRVRAARQAVAVAFAVIIAFAVFGRALLDYLHISLPALQCAGGLLLLLVALELLTGKDEAPASAEGVNVALVPLGTPLLAGPGAIVATMVFVQGANKSAHHIASYVAIGLGVLLVHVCLWAAMRFAGRIHRILGDGGTTLVTRIAGLLLSAIAVQLIADAVRAFVEQG
- a CDS encoding PHP domain-containing protein, with protein sequence MLIDLHTHSAVSDGTQSPADVVTSAARAGIDVLALTDHDTTAGWTSAGDQAVREGIRLVPGMEISSTADGISVHLLSYLHDPTDPALSDVVERTRNSRLTRAERMVELLSRDVDITWDDVRSQVADGGSVGRPHIADALVARGVVRDRTEAFDGLLSARAGYYVRHYAPDAVEAVRLVVAAGGVPVMAHPMAHLRGWVVEDDVIAELAGAGLVGLEVYHRDNDEAAREHLLGLCRELGLLVTGSSDYHGTGKPNRLGENSTEPHVLAEIEARATGTAVVG
- a CDS encoding ABC transporter permease codes for the protein MSEQSSARQTITLITRREFTQRVRGKVFSITTGLMVVLVVATAIVLNIVAGHTSSVKVGVLPQTAAVADALRGTGDALGQKVTVVQVPDVAAGDQQVRDGDVDAVLVQTGGTVQVVVKKQLDDSLKSTLAVLSRQLAQDDAVKAAGGDPQQVNAAIAGAQVKVQPLETATQYQAERVVLGLAAGILVYLALMIYGQTVAQGVVEEKTSRVVELLLATVRPWQLMLGKVAGIGAAGLVQMVLVVGAGIGAGLATGALTMPSSVAVGTAVWAVVWFVVGFVMYALLFAAAGALVSRQEDVGGVTAPILMLIIVPYVIGISVLPADPYNTLAKWMSLVPFFSPTLMPVRIAMGVAAPWEIALSLTLSVLLTVGLVGITGRIYANSVMRTGARVRLGDALRPL
- a CDS encoding ATP-binding cassette domain-containing protein yields the protein MAAELELDDVSKRYGDVVALDHLSLGLVPGELFGFVGSNGAGKSTAMRIVLGVLASDGGQVRWQGHPITAQDRQRIGYMPEERGLYPRMKVGEQLVYLARLHGLAPAQATRAVAEWTERLGVAERIDDEVQKLSLGNQQRVQLAAALVHDPQLLVLDEPFSGLDPLAVDVMSDVLRDACSRGVPVIFSSHQLDLVQRLCDRVGIIRQGALVASGSVEELRAGGPSQLVVDVPQAAPGWAAGLPGVTERGTEDGCTVLELDSGADDQLVLQAAMATGPVREFRRRSPSLTELYRHAVSEQEEAA
- a CDS encoding MaoC family dehydratase, yielding MQFGRSYEEFEVGAVYKHWPGKTVTEYDDHLFCLLTMNHHPLHLDANYAEETTDFGRNVVVGNYVYSILLGMSVPDVSGKAIANLEIESLRHVAPTFHGDTIYGETTVLDKRESQSKDDRGVVHVETKGYKQDGTLVCIFRRKVMVPKQSYLDARGGEQPGRPVLREK